The Burkholderia cepacia genome includes a region encoding these proteins:
- the rplX gene encoding 50S ribosomal protein L24, giving the protein MNKIRKGDEVIVVTGKDKGKRGVVLAVGAEHVTVEGINLVKKHVKPNPMKGTTGGVEAKTMPLHISNVALVDANGKASRVGIKVEEGKKVRFLKTTGAVLSA; this is encoded by the coding sequence CGTCGTCACTGGCAAGGACAAGGGCAAGCGCGGCGTCGTGCTGGCTGTCGGTGCAGAGCATGTGACGGTTGAAGGTATCAACCTCGTCAAGAAGCATGTGAAGCCGAACCCGATGAAGGGTACGACGGGTGGCGTGGAAGCGAAGACGATGCCCCTGCATATTTCGAACGTCGCACTGGTCGACGCGAATGGCAAGGCGTCGCGTGTTGGCATCAAGGTCGAGGAAGGCAAGAAGGTTCGCTTCCTGAAGACGACCGGTGCCGTACTGAGCGCCTGA
- the rplE gene encoding 50S ribosomal protein L5 — protein MARFQEFYKEKVVPGLIEKFGYKSVMEVPRITKITLNMGLGEAIADKKIIENAVGDLTKIAGQKPVVTKARKAIAGFKIRQGYPIGAMVTLRGRAMYEFLDRFVTVALPRVRDFRGVSGRAFDGRGNYNIGVKEQIIFPEIDYDKIDALRGLNISITTTAKTDDEAKALLASFKFPFRN, from the coding sequence ATGGCTCGTTTTCAAGAGTTTTACAAAGAAAAGGTTGTGCCCGGCCTGATCGAGAAGTTCGGTTACAAGTCGGTCATGGAAGTGCCGCGCATCACCAAGATCACGCTGAACATGGGTCTTGGCGAAGCGATCGCTGACAAGAAGATCATCGAGAACGCCGTTGGCGACCTCACGAAGATCGCTGGTCAGAAGCCGGTCGTGACGAAGGCACGCAAGGCAATCGCAGGCTTCAAGATCCGCCAGGGTTACCCGATCGGCGCGATGGTGACGCTGCGTGGCCGTGCAATGTACGAATTCCTCGACCGTTTCGTGACGGTTGCCCTGCCCCGCGTGCGTGACTTCCGCGGTGTGTCGGGTCGTGCTTTCGATGGCCGTGGCAACTACAACATCGGTGTGAAAGAGCAGATCATTTTCCCCGAAATCGACTACGACAAGATCGACGCACTGCGTGGGCTGAACATCAGCATCACGACGACTGCGAAGACCGACGACGAAGCAAAGGCTCTGCTCGCCAGCTTCAAGTTCCCGTTCAGAAACTGA
- the rpsN gene encoding 30S ribosomal protein S14: MAKLALIEREKKRARLVAKFAAKRDALKAIVEDQSKSEEERYEARLELQQLPRNANPTRQRNRCAITGRPRGTFRKFGLARNKIREIAFRGEIPGLTKASW; the protein is encoded by the coding sequence GTGGCTAAACTGGCACTGATCGAACGTGAAAAGAAGCGCGCCCGCCTGGTCGCGAAGTTCGCAGCAAAGCGCGATGCGCTGAAGGCGATCGTCGAAGACCAAAGCAAGTCGGAAGAAGAGCGCTACGAAGCACGCCTTGAGCTGCAGCAACTGCCCCGCAACGCAAACCCGACCCGCCAGCGTAACCGCTGCGCGATCACGGGCCGTCCGCGTGGCACGTTCCGTAAATTCGGCCTCGCGCGTAACAAGATTCGTGAAATCGCATTCCGTGGCGAGATTCCTGGCCTGACCAAGGCGAGCTGGTAA
- the rpsH gene encoding 30S ribosomal protein S8: MSMSDPIADMLTRIRNAQMVEKVSVAMPSSKVKVAIAQVLKDEGYIDDFAVKAEGAKSELNIALKYYAGRPVIERLERVSKPGLRVYRGRNDIPQVMNGLGVAIVSTPKGVMTDRKARATGVGGEVICYVA, from the coding sequence ATGAGCATGAGTGATCCTATCGCCGATATGCTGACTCGCATCCGCAACGCGCAGATGGTCGAGAAGGTATCGGTTGCGATGCCCTCGTCGAAGGTCAAGGTTGCAATCGCGCAAGTCCTGAAGGACGAAGGTTACATCGACGATTTCGCCGTCAAGGCGGAAGGTGCGAAGTCCGAACTGAATATCGCGCTGAAGTACTACGCAGGTCGCCCGGTCATCGAACGCCTCGAGCGCGTGTCGAAGCCTGGTCTGCGCGTGTACCGCGGCCGTAACGACATTCCGCAGGTCATGAATGGCCTGGGCGTGGCAATCGTGTCGACGCCGAAGGGCGTGATGACCGACCGCAAGGCGCGCGCTACCGGCGTCGGCGGCGAAGTCATCTGCTACGTCGCTTAA
- the rplF gene encoding 50S ribosomal protein L6, with translation MSRVGKSPIALQGAEVKLADGAITVKGPLGTITQAINPLVNVANNDGTLNLSPVDESREANALSGTMRAIIANAVHGVTKGFERKLTLVGVGYRAQAQGDKLNLSLGFSHPVVHQMPEGVKAETPTQTEIVIKGINKQQVGQVAAEVRGYRPPEPYKGKGVRYSDEVVILKETKKK, from the coding sequence ATGTCTCGAGTAGGTAAGAGCCCGATCGCGCTGCAAGGCGCGGAAGTCAAGCTGGCCGACGGTGCGATCACCGTCAAGGGCCCGCTGGGCACCATCACGCAAGCGATCAATCCGCTCGTGAACGTGGCGAACAACGACGGCACGCTGAACCTGTCGCCGGTGGACGAAAGCCGCGAAGCAAATGCACTGTCGGGCACGATGCGCGCGATCATCGCGAATGCCGTGCACGGCGTGACCAAGGGTTTCGAGCGCAAGCTGACGCTGGTTGGCGTCGGTTATCGTGCGCAAGCGCAAGGCGACAAGCTGAACCTGTCGCTGGGTTTCTCGCACCCGGTGGTGCACCAGATGCCGGAAGGCGTCAAGGCAGAAACCCCGACGCAAACCGAAATCGTGATCAAGGGGATCAACAAGCAACAAGTCGGTCAAGTAGCTGCGGAAGTTCGCGGTTACCGTCCGCCGGAGCCGTACAAGGGCAAGGGCGTGCGCTATTCCGACGAGGTTGTGATCCTCAAAGAAACGAAGAAGAAGTAA
- the rplR gene encoding 50S ribosomal protein L18 translates to MDKTQSRLRRARQTRIKIAELQVARLAVHRTNTHIYAQVFSPCGTKVLASASTLEAEVRAELADKSGKGGNVNAATLIGKRIAEKAKAAGIESVAFDRSGFRYHGRVKALAEAAREAGLKF, encoded by the coding sequence ATGGATAAGACTCAATCTCGCCTGCGCCGCGCTCGCCAGACGCGTATCAAGATCGCTGAGCTGCAGGTCGCGCGTCTCGCCGTGCATCGCACGAACACGCACATCTACGCTCAAGTGTTCTCGCCCTGCGGCACCAAGGTGCTCGCCAGCGCGTCGACGCTCGAAGCAGAAGTGCGCGCTGAACTGGCCGACAAGTCGGGCAAGGGCGGCAACGTTAATGCCGCGACGCTGATCGGCAAGCGTATTGCCGAGAAGGCAAAGGCTGCCGGCATCGAATCCGTCGCCTTCGACCGCTCGGGCTTCCGCTACCACGGCCGCGTCAAGGCGCTGGCTGAGGCAGCTCGCGAAGCTGGGCTCAAGTTCTAA
- the rpsE gene encoding 30S ribosomal protein S5 → MAKMQAKVQADERDDGLREKMISVNRVTKVVKGGRILGFAALTVVGDGDGRIGMGKGKAKEVPVAVQKAMEQARRNMFKVPLKNGTLQHEVHGKHGASAVLLAPAKAGTGVIAGGPMRAVFDVMGVQNVVAKSHGSTNPYNLVRATLDGLRKQSTPADIAAKRGKSVEEILG, encoded by the coding sequence ATGGCAAAGATGCAAGCGAAAGTTCAGGCTGACGAGCGCGACGACGGCCTTCGTGAAAAGATGATTTCGGTCAACCGCGTGACCAAGGTCGTGAAGGGTGGCCGTATTCTCGGCTTCGCCGCACTGACCGTGGTTGGCGACGGCGATGGCCGCATCGGTATGGGCAAGGGCAAGGCGAAGGAAGTGCCGGTCGCTGTCCAGAAGGCAATGGAACAAGCTCGCCGCAACATGTTCAAGGTGCCGCTCAAGAACGGCACGCTGCAACACGAAGTGCACGGCAAGCATGGCGCATCGGCTGTCCTCCTCGCTCCGGCGAAGGCAGGTACGGGCGTGATCGCCGGCGGCCCGATGCGCGCAGTGTTCGACGTGATGGGCGTTCAGAACGTCGTGGCAAAGAGCCACGGTTCGACGAACCCGTACAACCTCGTTCGCGCCACGCTGGACGGTCTGCGCAAGCAGTCCACCCCGGCAGACATCGCGGCGAAGCGCGGCAAGTCCGTCGAAGAAATTTTGGGCTAA
- the rpmD gene encoding 50S ribosomal protein L30, translating to MSEKTVKVQLVKSLIGTRESHRATVRGLGLRRLNSVSELQDTPAVRGMINKVSYLVKVIA from the coding sequence ATGTCTGAAAAAACTGTCAAGGTTCAGCTCGTTAAGAGCCTGATCGGGACCCGCGAATCGCACCGCGCGACCGTGCGTGGCCTGGGCCTGCGCCGACTCAACTCGGTCAGCGAGCTTCAGGACACGCCGGCGGTCCGCGGCATGATCAACAAGGTCTCGTACCTCGTTAAGGTCATCGCGTAA
- the rplO gene encoding 50S ribosomal protein L15 has translation MELNNLKPAAGAKHAKRRVGRGIGSGLGKTAGRGHKGQKSRSGGFHKVGFEGGQMPLQRRLPKRGFTSLTKEFVGEVRLGDLEKLPVDEIDLLALKQAGLVGELTKSAKIIATGELKRKIVVKGLGATKGARAAIEAAGGSFAE, from the coding sequence ATGGAATTGAATAACCTGAAGCCGGCCGCTGGCGCCAAGCACGCCAAGCGTCGCGTCGGCCGTGGCATCGGTTCGGGCCTCGGCAAGACGGCTGGCCGTGGTCACAAGGGTCAGAAATCGCGTTCGGGCGGCTTCCACAAAGTCGGTTTCGAAGGCGGTCAGATGCCGCTGCAACGTCGTCTGCCGAAGCGCGGCTTCACGTCGCTGACGAAGGAATTCGTCGGTGAAGTGCGCCTGGGCGACCTCGAGAAGCTGCCGGTCGATGAGATCGATCTGCTCGCACTGAAGCAAGCCGGCCTGGTCGGCGAGCTGACGAAGAGCGCAAAGATCATCGCGACGGGCGAACTGAAGCGCAAGATCGTCGTGAAGGGTCTCGGTGCCACCAAGGGTGCGCGCGCTGCGATCGAAGCGGCTGGCGGTTCGTTCGCCGAGTGA
- the secY gene encoding preprotein translocase subunit SecY — MANSPSLAKPGRSTAKFGDLRRRAMFLLLALIVYRIGAHIPVPGIDPDQLAKLFQSQAGGILGMFNMFSGGALSRFTIFALGIMPYISASIIMQLLAIVSPQLEALKKEGQAGQRKITQYTRYFTVVLATFQAFGIAAALENQPGLVTDPGMLFRLTTVVTLVTGTMFLMWLGEQITERGLGNGISIIIFGGIAAGFPNAVGGLFELVRTGSMSIISAIIIVVLIAAVTYLVVFIERGQRKILVNYAKRQVGNKIYGGQSSHLPLKLNMSGVIPPIFASSIILFPATILGWFSTGQPTGSWISNTLHNVAEALKPGQPVYVLLYTLAIVFFCFFYTALVFNSRETADNLKKSGAFVPGIRPGDQTARYIDRILTRLTLAGAIYIVFVCLLPEFLVLRWNVPFYFGGTSLLIIVVVTMDFMAQVQSYVMSQQYESLLKKANFKGGNIPMR, encoded by the coding sequence TTGGCTAACAGCCCGAGTCTTGCAAAACCCGGTCGAAGCACGGCGAAATTCGGCGATCTGCGCCGGCGAGCGATGTTCCTGCTCCTGGCGCTGATCGTCTATCGCATCGGCGCGCACATTCCCGTGCCGGGCATCGATCCGGATCAACTGGCTAAGCTGTTCCAGAGCCAGGCGGGCGGCATCCTGGGCATGTTCAACATGTTCTCGGGTGGCGCGCTTTCCCGCTTCACGATCTTTGCGCTGGGGATCATGCCGTACATTTCGGCGTCGATCATCATGCAGTTGCTGGCGATCGTCTCGCCGCAGCTCGAGGCGCTGAAGAAGGAAGGGCAGGCAGGGCAACGGAAGATCACGCAGTACACACGGTATTTCACCGTCGTGCTCGCGACCTTCCAGGCGTTCGGTATCGCGGCTGCGCTGGAAAACCAGCCGGGCCTCGTCACCGATCCCGGCATGCTGTTCCGTCTGACGACGGTCGTGACGCTGGTTACCGGCACGATGTTCCTGATGTGGCTCGGCGAGCAGATTACCGAGCGTGGTCTGGGCAACGGTATCTCGATCATCATCTTCGGCGGGATCGCAGCAGGGTTCCCGAATGCCGTCGGTGGGTTGTTCGAGCTGGTGCGTACGGGTTCGATGAGCATCATTTCGGCGATCATCATCGTCGTCCTGATTGCCGCGGTGACTTACCTGGTCGTGTTCATCGAACGCGGGCAGCGCAAGATCCTCGTGAACTACGCGAAGCGCCAGGTTGGCAACAAGATCTACGGTGGGCAGTCGTCGCATCTGCCGCTGAAGCTGAACATGTCGGGTGTGATTCCGCCGATCTTCGCATCGTCGATCATTCTGTTCCCGGCAACGATTCTCGGCTGGTTCAGTACCGGTCAGCCGACGGGAAGCTGGATTTCCAACACGTTGCATAACGTTGCGGAAGCGCTGAAGCCGGGCCAGCCGGTCTATGTGTTGCTGTACACGCTGGCGATCGTGTTTTTCTGCTTCTTCTACACCGCACTGGTGTTCAACAGCAGGGAAACCGCAGACAACCTGAAGAAGAGCGGCGCGTTTGTTCCGGGCATCCGTCCGGGCGATCAGACCGCACGATATATCGACCGCATCCTCACGCGTCTGACGCTGGCCGGTGCGATCTACATCGTCTTCGTGTGTCTGTTGCCGGAATTCCTGGTGCTGCGCTGGAACGTGCCGTTTTATTTTGGTGGAACGTCGCTGCTGATCATTGTCGTCGTCACGATGGACTTTATGGCGCAGGTGCAGTCGTACGTTATGTCGCAACAGTATGAGTCACTGCTCAAGAAGGCTAACTTCAAGGGCGGCAACATCCCAATGCGTTAA
- the infA gene encoding translation initiation factor IF-1 translates to MAKDDVIQMQGEVIENLPNATFRVKLENGHVVLGHISGKMRMHYIRILPGDKVTVELTPYDLSRARIVFRAK, encoded by the coding sequence ATGGCCAAAGACGATGTAATCCAGATGCAAGGCGAGGTGATCGAAAACCTCCCGAATGCGACCTTCCGCGTGAAGCTGGAAAACGGCCATGTCGTGTTGGGGCATATCTCCGGAAAGATGCGGATGCACTACATCCGCATTCTCCCGGGCGACAAGGTGACGGTTGAATTGACGCCTTACGATCTGTCTCGTGCGCGGATCGTGTTCCGGGCGAAGTGA
- the rpmJ gene encoding 50S ribosomal protein L36: MKVMASVKRICRNCKIIKRKGVVRVICSSDPRHKQRQG; this comes from the coding sequence ATGAAAGTGATGGCATCGGTTAAGCGCATTTGCCGCAATTGCAAGATCATCAAGCGCAAAGGCGTCGTTCGCGTGATCTGCAGCTCGGATCCGCGCCACAAGCAGCGCCAAGGCTGA
- the rpsM gene encoding 30S ribosomal protein S13, whose translation MARIAGVNIPNHQHTEIGLTAIFGIGRTRSRSICVAAGVDFSKKVKDLTDADLEKLREEVGKFVVEGDLRREVTMNIKRLMDLGCYRGVRHRKGLPMRGQRTRTNARTRKGPRRAAQALKK comes from the coding sequence ATGGCTCGTATCGCAGGGGTTAACATCCCGAATCACCAGCATACCGAGATCGGCCTGACGGCTATCTTCGGTATCGGCCGCACCCGTTCGCGCAGCATCTGCGTGGCAGCTGGCGTCGATTTTTCGAAGAAGGTCAAGGATTTGACCGACGCAGACTTGGAAAAGCTGCGTGAAGAAGTGGGCAAGTTTGTCGTCGAAGGCGATCTGCGCCGTGAAGTGACGATGAACATCAAGCGCCTGATGGACCTCGGTTGCTACCGTGGTGTTCGTCATCGCAAGGGCCTGCCGATGCGCGGTCAGCGTACGCGTACGAACGCACGTACTCGCAAGGGTCCGCGTCGTGCAGCGCAAGCGCTGAAGAAGTAA
- the rpsK gene encoding 30S ribosomal protein S11 codes for MAKASNTAAQRVRKKVKKNVAEGVVHVHASFNNTIITITDRQGNALAWATSGGQGFKGSRKSTPFAAQVAAESAGRVAMEYGVKNLEVRIKGPGPGRESAVRALHGLGIKITAISDVTPIPHNGCRPPKRRRI; via the coding sequence ATGGCTAAGGCTTCGAACACCGCGGCGCAACGCGTTCGCAAGAAGGTTAAGAAGAACGTCGCTGAAGGCGTGGTTCACGTTCACGCGTCGTTCAACAACACGATCATCACGATCACCGATCGCCAAGGCAACGCACTGGCATGGGCGACGTCGGGCGGTCAGGGCTTCAAGGGCTCGCGCAAATCGACGCCGTTCGCTGCCCAGGTCGCAGCCGAGTCGGCTGGCCGCGTCGCGATGGAATACGGCGTGAAGAATCTGGAAGTGCGGATCAAGGGCCCGGGCCCGGGTCGTGAGTCGGCAGTGCGCGCACTGCACGGCCTCGGCATCAAGATCACCGCGATTTCGGATGTCACCCCGATTCCGCACAACGGCTGCCGTCCGCCGAAGCGTCGTCGTATCTAA
- the rpsD gene encoding 30S ribosomal protein S4 → MARYIGPKAKLSRREGTDLFLKSARRSLADKCKLDSKPGQHGRTSGARTSDYGTQLREKQKVKRIYGVLERQFRRYFAEADRRKGNTGENLLQLLESRLDNVVYRMGFGSTRAEARQLVSHKSITVNGVVANVPSQQVKAGDVVAIREKAKKQARIVEALSLAEQGGMPSWVAVDAKKFEGTFKQMPERAEIAGDINESLIVELYSR, encoded by the coding sequence GTGGCACGTTATATCGGCCCTAAGGCCAAGCTGTCCCGCCGTGAAGGCACCGACCTGTTCCTGAAGAGCGCACGCCGCTCGCTCGCCGACAAGTGCAAGCTCGACAGCAAGCCGGGCCAGCATGGCCGTACCTCGGGCGCACGTACGTCCGACTACGGTACGCAGCTGCGTGAAAAGCAGAAGGTCAAGCGCATCTACGGCGTGCTGGAGCGTCAGTTCCGTCGCTACTTCGCTGAAGCCGACCGCCGCAAGGGCAACACGGGTGAAAACCTGCTGCAACTGCTCGAGTCGCGCCTCGACAACGTCGTGTATCGCATGGGCTTCGGCTCGACCCGCGCTGAAGCGCGTCAGCTGGTGAGCCACAAGTCGATCACCGTGAACGGCGTCGTCGCGAACGTCCCGTCGCAGCAAGTGAAGGCGGGTGACGTCGTCGCGATCCGCGAAAAGGCGAAGAAGCAAGCGCGTATCGTCGAAGCGCTGTCGCTGGCCGAGCAAGGCGGCATGCCGAGCTGGGTTGCAGTCGATGCGAAGAAGTTCGAAGGCACGTTCAAGCAAATGCCGGAACGCGCTGAAATCGCAGGCGACATCAACGAAAGCCTGATCGTCGAATTGTATTCGCGTTAA
- a CDS encoding DNA-directed RNA polymerase subunit alpha, which produces MQTSLLKPKIIAVESLGENHARVVMEPFERGYGHTLGNALRRVLLSSMVGYAPTEVTIAGVVHEYSTLDGVQEDVVNLLLNLKGVVFKLHNRDEVTVTLRKEGEGVVTAGDIELAHDCEVINPNHVIAHLSKGGKLDVQIKIEKGRGYVPGNVRRYGEDTAKIIGRIVLDASFSPVRRVSYAVESARVEQRTDLDKLVMNIETSGVITPEEAIRQSARILVDQLSVFAALEGTETAAEAPSRAPQIDPILLRPVDDLELTVRSANCLKAENIYYIGDLIQRTENELLKTPNLGRKSLNEIKEVLASRGLTLGMKLENWPPAGLDK; this is translated from the coding sequence ATGCAAACCAGTTTGCTGAAACCCAAGATCATCGCCGTGGAATCGCTGGGCGAGAACCACGCGAGGGTGGTCATGGAACCGTTCGAACGCGGTTACGGCCATACCTTGGGCAATGCGCTTCGCCGCGTGCTGCTGTCGTCGATGGTTGGCTACGCGCCGACCGAAGTGACGATCGCGGGCGTGGTGCACGAGTACTCGACGCTGGATGGCGTGCAGGAAGACGTCGTCAACCTGCTGCTGAACCTGAAGGGCGTGGTGTTCAAGCTGCATAACCGTGACGAAGTGACGGTTACGCTGCGCAAGGAAGGTGAAGGCGTTGTCACGGCCGGCGATATCGAGCTGGCTCACGACTGCGAAGTCATCAACCCGAATCACGTGATTGCGCACCTGTCGAAGGGTGGCAAGCTCGACGTTCAGATCAAGATCGAAAAGGGTCGCGGCTATGTGCCCGGCAACGTCCGTCGCTACGGCGAAGACACGGCCAAGATCATCGGCCGCATCGTCCTCGACGCATCGTTCTCGCCGGTTCGCCGCGTGAGCTATGCGGTCGAAAGCGCACGTGTCGAGCAGCGTACCGACCTCGACAAGCTCGTGATGAACATCGAAACGAGCGGCGTGATCACGCCGGAAGAAGCGATCCGTCAATCGGCCCGCATCCTGGTCGACCAGCTGTCCGTGTTCGCGGCGCTGGAAGGCACGGAAACGGCAGCCGAAGCGCCGTCGCGTGCACCGCAGATCGATCCGATCCTGCTGCGTCCGGTGGACGATCTCGAGCTGACGGTTCGTTCGGCGAACTGCCTGAAGGCCGAGAACATCTACTACATCGGCGATCTCATCCAGCGCACGGAAAACGAGCTGCTGAAGACGCCGAACCTCGGTCGCAAGTCGCTCAACGAGATCAAGGAAGTGCTCGCTTCGCGCGGTCTCACGCTGGGCATGAAGCTCGAAAACTGGCCGCCGGCTGGTCTCGACAAGTAA
- the rplQ gene encoding 50S ribosomal protein L17, whose product MRHRHGLRKLNRTSSHRLAMLRNMSNSLIEHEVIKTTLPKAKELRKVVEPLITLGKKPSLANRRLAFNRLRDRDSVAKLFDVLGPRFANRPGGYLRVLKFGFRVGDNAPMALVELLDRPEVDETENVQEAE is encoded by the coding sequence ATGCGCCATCGTCATGGTCTGCGGAAACTGAACCGCACGAGCAGCCACCGTCTGGCTATGCTCCGTAACATGTCCAACTCGCTGATCGAGCACGAAGTCATCAAGACGACGCTGCCGAAGGCGAAGGAACTCCGTAAAGTCGTCGAGCCGCTGATCACGCTCGGCAAGAAGCCGTCGCTGGCAAACCGTCGCCTGGCGTTCAACCGCCTGCGCGATCGTGACTCGGTGGCGAAGCTGTTCGACGTGCTCGGTCCGCGTTTCGCGAACCGTCCGGGCGGCTACCTGCGCGTGCTGAAGTTCGGCTTCCGCGTGGGCGACAACGCACCGATGGCACTGGTCGAACTGCTCGATCGTCCGGAAGTCGACGAAACGGAAAACGTGCAAGAAGCTGAATAA
- the cutA gene encoding divalent-cation tolerance protein CutA: MVVVLMLTTVPDAVTAEALSDGALDARLAACVSELGAIRSRYHWQGKVETADEIQLLFKTSPVRSLELERFIQSHHPYDTPEIVSWQAAAAPKYGQWVTSETQRLFHV, translated from the coding sequence ATGGTCGTGGTGCTGATGCTGACGACGGTGCCCGATGCCGTGACCGCCGAAGCGCTTTCCGACGGTGCGCTCGATGCGCGGCTTGCCGCGTGCGTGTCGGAGCTCGGTGCGATCAGGTCGCGCTATCACTGGCAGGGCAAGGTCGAAACGGCCGACGAGATCCAGTTGCTGTTCAAGACGAGCCCCGTGCGCTCGCTCGAGCTGGAGCGCTTCATCCAGTCGCACCATCCTTACGACACGCCCGAAATCGTCTCCTGGCAAGCTGCGGCCGCGCCGAAGTACGGCCAGTGGGTGACCAGCGAAACTCAACGTCTATTTCATGTTTAA